A segment of the Terriglobia bacterium genome:
CGGGCGCCCGCCCCAGTCGCCCTGGATGGCCTGCGTAAATTTCTGCCCGTAGCCGGTGGAGCCGGTGAAGTTGATCATCACCACCACGTAGCCGCTGGCGGCCATCAACTCGGCGTTCCAGCGGTACGACCACGAATCTCCCCACGCGCCCTCCGGCCCACCGTGGATGAGAAACTTCACGGGATATTTCTTCGAGGCATCAAAATTCGGCGGCTTGACCAGGAAGCCTTGCACATTCTGATTCGCCGCGCCCGTGAACCAGAACGGCTCCAGCGGCTGCATGGAGACTTGGGAGAGGACGGCGTCGTTGATATGAGTTAGTGCGTCTGCGTCACGATTGTCAGTTCGCGGCAGTGCCACACGATAGATTTCGTTCGGTGCACGGACCGACATTCTGGTGAAAACGATTGCCTTGCCATCTGGAGTGATCGCGACATCATCATTGTGTCCGCGAACGATCAGGGCACGGCCGCGGTTAGCATTGGGAATAATGTTTTGGAAAAAGATTGGTGACTCGCCCTCGTCCTCCGCTGTCAGCAGAATGAGCTTCGAGTCGGGCATCCACGTGAATGAACCGACCCACCGGTCAAAATCGCGACTGGTGCCCTTTGTGAGGCTCGTTAGCAACCCCGTCTTGCGGTCGTACAGCACCAACTGGAAGCGATCGCTCTCGTACCCCGGCGTCTCCTGCATGCGCCACGCGATGTATTTCCCATCGGGCGAATACAGCGGCGTGGAATCCGACCCCGGCGAGGTGGAAATCTTCTTCGGCGCGCCGCCCGCCACCGGCACCACGAAGATCTCGTTGTTGGTCGAGGCCGCCCCGACCTCGTCAATGTTGCTGGTGAACGCCACCTCCTGCCCGTCGGGCGAGAAGGCGTACATGTCCTGCCCGCCGAGGGAAAACGGCGGCGCGTCGTGATCCCCCGGCGTCAGGTCGCGCGCTGTGGTGCCCCACATCTGCCCGGGTTTGGCAGATGTGGGTTCCGCCGCCGGCTGAACGAAAATGTGCGTGCGCTTATCGCCCGTGTAGTTCGACCAATGGCGAAAGAAGAGCCCGCGAAAGATCGTGGCCTGCACCTTCGACTTTGTTTTCTGCTCGTCGCGCTGCTGGTTGCAGGCATCGTCCGGGCAATCAGGATACACGTCGGAGGTGAACAGGATGTACTTCCCGTCCGGCGACCACAGCTCTCCGCCCGCTTCGGTCGAAATGCGGGTGATCTTCTGCGGCGTGCCCAGCGCGACCGCCGCCGGATCGAAATCCGCCACCCACACCTGCGCGCCGCCTTCTTTCGCCGAAATGAACGCGATCTTCTTCCCATCCGGCGACCAGCGCGGCCGGTCCTCACCCGCGGCGTCACTCGAAATCTGCTTCGCCTCGGGTGCCCCATCCTTCGCGCCAGCGAAGGGTGGGTTGAGCGGCACCACCCACAGGTGCGGCGTCTTCTTGTTCTCCTTCAGGTTGACCTCGACCGCGCTGAACGCCACCCACTTGCCATCGGGCGAGACCACCGGCTCGCCCACGCGCTTCAGGGCCATCATGTCTTCAAAGGTGAACGGGCGCTTCTGCTGTCCCCAGCCCAACCCCGCCACCAGCATCACCAGGATGATCACGCGACGAATCATTGCCGTGCCTCCCGACAAAACGGACAAGTGTAGCAGGGCTTACTGTCTGCCTAACGTTCAGGGGTCGGATACAATGGAGAAGTAGTATCCGAAACGGGAAGCTATCGCCGCCAGATGGCGCGAGAATGATGAACACGGAGTCACAGAGACACAGAGGAAGAAGGCAACAATTGCTCCTCTGTGACTCTGTGTCTCTGTGTTATTCGGTTGCCGACGAAAGCCGACAACCGTTCTCGCGCATCTAAATGAGCAGGACGCAAACGCAACTTTCCCGCGTATCTCGGGGTTGTTCCAATCGTATGAAACGAAAAGTCTCCCGCATCGCATTTCTTGTTGTCGCCCTGGCACTGCCGCTGCTGTCGCTCGCCCAGGAAGGCCCGTTGAATCCGGCGGAGCCCAAAGGCATCACGGTGGACCAGATCATCCAGCGCTTTGCCGCCAAGGAAAAGGAATTCAAGCAGGCGCGCGACAACTACACCTACCGCCAGGACGTGAAGGTCCAGACCGTGGACGGCAACACTGTCACCGGCGAATTCCAGGAAGTCTTCGACGTCGTCTTCGACGACAAGGGCCGCCGCCTCGAACAGGTCAAGTTCGCGCCACAATCGACTCTGGAGAACGGCGGGATTCGGATGTCCAGTGAAGACTTCGCCGACATCCGTCACCGTCTGCCCTTCGTCCTCACTTCCGACGAGATTCCCGAGTACCAGATCTTGTACGCGGGCCAGCAGCAGGAGGACGAGCTGCACTGTTATGTCTTCGACATCGCGCCCAAGACCATCGAGAAGAACAAGCGCTACTTCCAGGGACGGATCTGGGTCGATGACCGCGATTTCCAGATCGTGAAGACCCACGGCAAGACCGTGCCCGACATTCGTCCGGGGAAAAAGGGGGACGAGAACCTGTTCCCTGCTTTCACCACCTGGCGCGAGCAGATTGACGGCCGCTACTGGTTCCCTACCTACACCAAGGCCGATGATTTCCTGCACTTTTCCACCGGTGACATTCACATCCGCGAGATCGTGAAGTACATCAACTACAAGCGTTTCGGCGCCAATGTGAAGATCACCTACGAAGGCCAGGAACTGCCCAAGGGCCAGGGCGATCAGCCACCGCCGGGCCAGCCGCAGGCGCAGCAGCAGAAGCCGCCGAAATAACAGTTTTGAGTTTCTGGTTTCTAGTTTCTAGTTTCTAGAACCGGAGAACAGCAGGGCAGCGGAACGATCTCGC
Coding sequences within it:
- a CDS encoding S9 family peptidase — its product is MIRRVIILVMLVAGLGWGQQKRPFTFEDMMALKRVGEPVVSPDGKWVAFSAVEVNLKENKKTPHLWVVPLNPPFAGAKDGAPEAKQISSDAAGEDRPRWSPDGKKIAFISAKEGGAQVWVADFDPAAVALGTPQKITRISTEAGGELWSPDGKYILFTSDVYPDCPDDACNQQRDEQKTKSKVQATIFRGLFFRHWSNYTGDKRTHIFVQPAAEPTSAKPGQMWGTTARDLTPGDHDAPPFSLGGQDMYAFSPDGQEVAFTSNIDEVGAASTNNEIFVVPVAGGAPKKISTSPGSDSTPLYSPDGKYIAWRMQETPGYESDRFQLVLYDRKTGLLTSLTKGTSRDFDRWVGSFTWMPDSKLILLTAEDEGESPIFFQNIIPNANRGRALIVRGHNDDVAITPDGKAIVFTRMSVRAPNEIYRVALPRTDNRDADALTHINDAVLSQVSMQPLEPFWFTGAANQNVQGFLVKPPNFDASKKYPVKFLIHGGPEGAWGDSWSYRWNAELMAASGYVVVMINFTGSTGYGQKFTQAIQGDWGGRPYQDLMLGLDYVEKTYPFVDKDRECALGASFGGYMANWILGHTTRFKCIVSHDGTFNTASAYGTTEELWFPEWEFKGTPWTNRAMYDKWSPHMFAQNFKTPTLVVHGQRDYRLDVSEGFQLFTTLQRLKVPSKMLYFPDEGHWVLKPQNSQLWWKTVGEWVDSYLKK